One Betta splendens chromosome 16, fBetSpl5.4, whole genome shotgun sequence genomic window carries:
- the psenen gene encoding gamma-secretase subunit PEN-2: MNLERLPNEEKLNLCRKYYLGGFAFLPFLWLVNVVWFFREAFFKPAYTEQLQIKTYVKRSGLGLLLWVAVLTTWITIFQHYRAQWGEVGDYLSFTIPLGIP; this comes from the exons ATGAATCTGGAACGACTGCCCAACGAGGAGAAACTAAATCTGTGTAGAAAGTATTACTTAG GTGGATTTGCATTTCTGCCCTTCCTGTGGCTGGTCAATGTTGTCTGGTTTTTTCGTGAAGCATTTTTCAAGCCAGCCTATACTGAACAACTCCAGATTAAAACAT atGTGAAGCGGTCAGGACTAGGGCTGCTGTTATGGGTGGCAGTACTCACCACATGGATTACCATTTTCCAGCACTACAGAGCACAGTGGGGGGAAGTGGGAGACTATCTCTCTTTTACAATTCCACTGGGAATTCCTTGA
- the hspb6 gene encoding heat shock protein beta-6 isoform X2, with protein MDFILPPTLPADGIPWEKVLPPLIPRLNGTYGQYNWSPKLIIPETDNSSSAEVVCDDTGFTVQVDVKHFSPEDLMVKVIGDFVEVQGKHEEKKDGPGFTTRQFNRRYRIPKGVDTMALESAVSPDGVLIISAPMLQTENPRSLS; from the exons ATGGACTTCATCCTGCCACCCACTCTGCCAGCTGACGGTATCCCATGGGAGAAGGTTTTACCGCCTCTTATTCCTCGACTAAATGGGACTTATGGGCAGTATAACTGGTCCCCGAAATTAATAATTCCAGAGACTGACAatagcagctctgcagag GTGGTCTGTGATGATACTGGTTTTACAGTTCAGGTTGATGTAAAGCACTTCAGTCCAGAGGACTTAATGGTCAAAGTGATAGGAGACTTTGTAGAAGTGCAAGGGAagcatgaagaaaaaaag GATGGTCCTGGATTCACCACACGTCAGTTTAACCGCCGCTACCGAATCCCAAAAGGAGTGGACACCATGGCTTTGGAGTCAGCAGTCTCTCCTGATGGCGTCCTTATTATATCTGCACCTATGCTACAAACAGAGAACCCCAGATCCCTGTCATAA
- the hspb6 gene encoding heat shock protein beta-6 isoform X1 produces MDFILPPTLPADGIPWEKVLPPLIPRLNGTYGQYNWSPKLIIPETDNSSSAEVVCDDTGFTVQVDVKHFSPEDLMVKVIGDFVEVQGKHEEKKKDGPGFTTRQFNRRYRIPKGVDTMALESAVSPDGVLIISAPMLQTENPRSLS; encoded by the exons ATGGACTTCATCCTGCCACCCACTCTGCCAGCTGACGGTATCCCATGGGAGAAGGTTTTACCGCCTCTTATTCCTCGACTAAATGGGACTTATGGGCAGTATAACTGGTCCCCGAAATTAATAATTCCAGAGACTGACAatagcagctctgcagag GTGGTCTGTGATGATACTGGTTTTACAGTTCAGGTTGATGTAAAGCACTTCAGTCCAGAGGACTTAATGGTCAAAGTGATAGGAGACTTTGTAGAAGTGCAAGGGAagcatgaagaaaaaaag AAGGATGGTCCTGGATTCACCACACGTCAGTTTAACCGCCGCTACCGAATCCCAAAAGGAGTGGACACCATGGCTTTGGAGTCAGCAGTCTCTCCTGATGGCGTCCTTATTATATCTGCACCTATGCTACAAACAGAGAACCCCAGATCCCTGTCATAA
- the proser3 gene encoding proline and serine-rich protein 3 isoform X2: protein MQSSGPVFTKQNPFQPASKVGKSHYHPSSNQPLTKKKKKTALSPVRLNRRPTPNGPTVKPMGKQPCETHESHVATTAAQPDYVEVWPSSASSSMTSSDPEMPKQPAAAGKFSVSFELGGQEDSVLAKYIERFRTGRPQGRDERQVMTLTDGEEELPFWWMSPSSLPPSSTPTKATDEDDHGSATFSPAVQRQPLSPCRGSLNMSAFGEFDDTDILHLQERASKLLLRGESTLSDGSAPVSSDGLGCSDFSSPVTVDEPVKSTVIPSIIQSFTVRTDSDPLRATTTTKFDSSSLVTRTRPGEDILFQWRLRRKMEQARERSQSARHTSLHDPTFSWQDPSLTNSLATGQDYKQQSTSAEIPQKAANPNITFPRPEFKEASESFPPLSNPPVCPNIVSGFSVLQPQTIAHVPAHMHLLCDVLPCPVQSSHASVQQRIPQTSDESRAQVIYKKTPFHSEPTLEHVSSSPPASSGAEGEWSSHHRKQEQNKKERKQTRESERRDKAPSASTRKQKKSSRSFVENEHSDRCSSTNSSSHQRLPKKVIPRTEPHQQQGAQEFPRESCARDCALPPSPVHSALGQVVSEVLFSTVDSSAAQRRQVVSLAAPPGTTSVQSQSVAPPCRARDSVEVISQLLQEAEDSDGKEFEDDALLQVLRKQRSWVKKQISDMDSILNELLDEQQIT, encoded by the exons ATGCAATCCAG cgGCCCTGTGTTCACAAAGCAGAATCCATTTCAACCAGCGTCAAAGGTTGGAAAGTCCCACTACCACCCATCCAGCAACCAACCCctaacaaagaagaagaaaaaaact GCTTTGAGTCCTGTACGCTTAAACCGGCGGCCCACTCCAAATGGTCCCACTGTTAAGCCAATGGGCAAACAGCCCTGTGAAACGCATGAAAGCCATGTTGCTACGACGGCTGCACAACCTGACTACGTAGAGGTGTGGCCCTCTTCTGCTTCCAGCTCAATGACCTCATCTGACCCGGAGATGCCCaaacaacctgcagcagcagggaaatTTTCAGTTTCCTTTGAACTGGGAGGTCAAGAGGATTCTGTGTTGGCAAA ATACATAGAACGTTTTCGAACCGGTCGACCACAGGGTCGCGATGAGCGCCAGGTGATGACATTAactgatggagaggaggagctgccttTTTGGTGGATGTCACCATCATCTTTACCTCCCAGTTCAACACCAACTAAAGCAACAGATGAAG ATGACCACGGCTCTGCCACTTTCAGTCCGGCTGTACAGCGTCAACCCCTTTCCCCCTGCAGAGGATCCCTTAATATGAGTGCATTT GGTGAATTTGATGATACAGACATACTGCACCTCCAAGAGAGAGCCAGCAAGCTTTTACTCAGAGG TGAATCTACCCTGAGTGATGGCTCTGCCCCTGTCAGCTCAGACGGCCTGGGGTGCTCTGATTTCTCTTCTCCAGTAACTGTAGATGAACCAGTAAAAAGCACAGTGATTCCCAGTATAATCCAGTCATTTACTG TAAGGACTGACTCGGACCCGCTTCGAGCTACAACCACCACAAAATTTGACAGTTCGTCTTTGGTGACCCGCACGCGCCCAGGGGAGGACATCTTGTTTCAGTGGCGTTTAAGGAGAAAGATGGAGCAGGCCAGAGAGCGGTCCCAGTCAGCCCGACACACCAGTCTTCATGATCCCACTTTTAGCTGGCAGGACCCCAGCTTAACCAATTCCTTAGCCACTGGGCAGGATTATAAG CAACAAAGCACGTCTGCTGAAATCCCCCAAAAAGCTGCTAATCCGAACATCACCTTTCCCCGTCCAGAATTCAAAGAAGCCTCGGAATCATTTCCCCCACTTTCAAATCCGCCTGTCTGTCCTaacattgtctctggcttttcagTTTTACAACCCCAGACTATTGCCCATGTTCCTGCCCACATGCACTTACTCTGTGATGTCCTGCCCTGCCCCGTCCAGTCCTCTCATGCTAGTGTGCAACAAAGAATTCCCCAAACATCAGATGAGTCCCGGGCTCAAGTTATTTATAAAAAGACCCCATTCCATTCAGAGCCTACACTTGAACATGTGTCATCCTCACCACCTGCATCATCTGGGGCTGAAGGAGAGTGGTCGAGTCATCacagaaaacaagagcagaacaagaaagagagaaaacagacaagAGAGTCAGAGAGGAGAGACAAGGCGCCATCTGCATCCACCAGAAAGCAAAAGAAATCATCAAG ATCTTTTGTGGAGAACGAACATTCTGATAGATGTAGTTCTACAAACAGCTCTTCACATCAAAGACTTCCAAAAAAGGTCATACCACGGACAGAGCCTCATCAACAGCAGGGAGCCCAGGAGTTTCCCAGAGAGAGCTGTGCTCGTGATTgtgctctgcctccttctccagTCCACAGTGCATTAGGACAG GTAGTTTCAGAGGTTTTGTTCTCTACGGTGGattcatcagcagcacaaaggAGACAGGTGGTCTCCTTGGCGGCTCCTCCTGGCACTACATCCGTACAATCACAATCTGTAGCTCCTCCATGCCGTGCACGGGACTCTGTGGAGGTCATTTCTCAGCTGCTGCAAGAGGCCGAAG ATTCTGATGGGAAGGAGTTTGAAGATGACGCTTTGCTACAAGTTCTTCGCAAACAGAGATCATGGGTAAAGAAGCAGATCAG TGACATGGACTCAATCCTGAATGAACTCCTGGATGAGCAACAAATTACTTGA
- the proser3 gene encoding proline and serine-rich protein 3 isoform X1 gives MQSSGPVFTKQNPFQPASKVGKSHYHPSSNQPLTKKKKKTALSPVRLNRRPTPNGPTVKPMGKQPCETHESHVATTAAQPDYVEVWPSSASSSMTSSDPEMPKQPAAAGKFSVSFELGGQEDSVLAKYIERFRTGRPQGRDERQVMTLTDGEEELPFWWMSPSSLPPSSTPTKATDEDDHGSATFSPAVQRQPLSPCRGSLNMSAFGEFDDTDILHLQERASKLLLRGESTLSDGSAPVSSDGLGCSDFSSPVTVDEPVKSTVIPSIIQSFTVRTDSDPLRATTTTKFDSSSLVTRTRPGEDILFQWRLRRKMEQARERSQSARHTSLHDPTFSWQDPSLTNSLATGQDYKQQSTSAEIPQKAANPNITFPRPEFKEASESFPPLSNPPVCPNIVSGFSVLQPQTIAHVPAHMHLLCDVLPCPVQSSHASVQQRIPQTSDESRAQVIYKKTPFHSEPTLEHVSSSPPASSGAEGEWSSHHRKQEQNKKERKQTRESERRDKAPSASTRKQKKSSRSFVENEHSDRCSSTNSSSHQRLPKKVIPRTEPHQQQGAQEFPRESCARDCALPPSPVHSALGQVSTRAKVVSEVLFSTVDSSAAQRRQVVSLAAPPGTTSVQSQSVAPPCRARDSVEVISQLLQEAEDSDGKEFEDDALLQVLRKQRSWVKKQISDMDSILNELLDEQQIT, from the exons ATGCAATCCAG cgGCCCTGTGTTCACAAAGCAGAATCCATTTCAACCAGCGTCAAAGGTTGGAAAGTCCCACTACCACCCATCCAGCAACCAACCCctaacaaagaagaagaaaaaaact GCTTTGAGTCCTGTACGCTTAAACCGGCGGCCCACTCCAAATGGTCCCACTGTTAAGCCAATGGGCAAACAGCCCTGTGAAACGCATGAAAGCCATGTTGCTACGACGGCTGCACAACCTGACTACGTAGAGGTGTGGCCCTCTTCTGCTTCCAGCTCAATGACCTCATCTGACCCGGAGATGCCCaaacaacctgcagcagcagggaaatTTTCAGTTTCCTTTGAACTGGGAGGTCAAGAGGATTCTGTGTTGGCAAA ATACATAGAACGTTTTCGAACCGGTCGACCACAGGGTCGCGATGAGCGCCAGGTGATGACATTAactgatggagaggaggagctgccttTTTGGTGGATGTCACCATCATCTTTACCTCCCAGTTCAACACCAACTAAAGCAACAGATGAAG ATGACCACGGCTCTGCCACTTTCAGTCCGGCTGTACAGCGTCAACCCCTTTCCCCCTGCAGAGGATCCCTTAATATGAGTGCATTT GGTGAATTTGATGATACAGACATACTGCACCTCCAAGAGAGAGCCAGCAAGCTTTTACTCAGAGG TGAATCTACCCTGAGTGATGGCTCTGCCCCTGTCAGCTCAGACGGCCTGGGGTGCTCTGATTTCTCTTCTCCAGTAACTGTAGATGAACCAGTAAAAAGCACAGTGATTCCCAGTATAATCCAGTCATTTACTG TAAGGACTGACTCGGACCCGCTTCGAGCTACAACCACCACAAAATTTGACAGTTCGTCTTTGGTGACCCGCACGCGCCCAGGGGAGGACATCTTGTTTCAGTGGCGTTTAAGGAGAAAGATGGAGCAGGCCAGAGAGCGGTCCCAGTCAGCCCGACACACCAGTCTTCATGATCCCACTTTTAGCTGGCAGGACCCCAGCTTAACCAATTCCTTAGCCACTGGGCAGGATTATAAG CAACAAAGCACGTCTGCTGAAATCCCCCAAAAAGCTGCTAATCCGAACATCACCTTTCCCCGTCCAGAATTCAAAGAAGCCTCGGAATCATTTCCCCCACTTTCAAATCCGCCTGTCTGTCCTaacattgtctctggcttttcagTTTTACAACCCCAGACTATTGCCCATGTTCCTGCCCACATGCACTTACTCTGTGATGTCCTGCCCTGCCCCGTCCAGTCCTCTCATGCTAGTGTGCAACAAAGAATTCCCCAAACATCAGATGAGTCCCGGGCTCAAGTTATTTATAAAAAGACCCCATTCCATTCAGAGCCTACACTTGAACATGTGTCATCCTCACCACCTGCATCATCTGGGGCTGAAGGAGAGTGGTCGAGTCATCacagaaaacaagagcagaacaagaaagagagaaaacagacaagAGAGTCAGAGAGGAGAGACAAGGCGCCATCTGCATCCACCAGAAAGCAAAAGAAATCATCAAG ATCTTTTGTGGAGAACGAACATTCTGATAGATGTAGTTCTACAAACAGCTCTTCACATCAAAGACTTCCAAAAAAGGTCATACCACGGACAGAGCCTCATCAACAGCAGGGAGCCCAGGAGTTTCCCAGAGAGAGCTGTGCTCGTGATTgtgctctgcctccttctccagTCCACAGTGCATTAGGACAGGTCAGCACACGTGCAAAG GTAGTTTCAGAGGTTTTGTTCTCTACGGTGGattcatcagcagcacaaaggAGACAGGTGGTCTCCTTGGCGGCTCCTCCTGGCACTACATCCGTACAATCACAATCTGTAGCTCCTCCATGCCGTGCACGGGACTCTGTGGAGGTCATTTCTCAGCTGCTGCAAGAGGCCGAAG ATTCTGATGGGAAGGAGTTTGAAGATGACGCTTTGCTACAAGTTCTTCGCAAACAGAGATCATGGGTAAAGAAGCAGATCAG TGACATGGACTCAATCCTGAATGAACTCCTGGATGAGCAACAAATTACTTGA
- the lin37 gene encoding protein lin-37 homolog isoform X1, protein MHHIKIKTERQDLEGAGARSRLDAVLKGLVEKSENEREHNDADSGKISADSLNKDLSPSSASKRQVPSARFPQHRRKKRKEMDESIPESNQHKQNAYIIKLFDRSVDLAQFNTTTPLYPICRAWMRNNPSVREPVSPSPSHSMVEEEAPDMINGKGQNVYRLPSPSACPVGTSGEPVNLRIPQTEKPTVAQLTDTLPVSSPLICDHMERWKKIRHKWKECSNKNQLRYSESIKVLKEMKDLFDH, encoded by the exons ATGCATCACATTAAGATCAAGACAGAGAGGCAAG ATTTAGAGGGAGCTGGTGCACGCAGCAGGTTGGATGCTGTGCTAAAAGGACTGGTAGAGAAAAGTGAAAACGAAAG GGAGCACAATGACGCTGATTCTGGAAAAATATCAGCAGACTCATTAAACAA GGATTTGTCTCCATCATCTGCTAGCAAGAGGCAAGT ACCATCAGCTCGATTTCCTCAGCACCGGAGGAAGAAGCGAAAGGAGATGGATGAGAGCATACCAGAAAGCAATCAGCATAAACAAA ATGCAtacattattaaattatttgatCGTAGTGTGGACCTCGCTCAGTTTAACACTACCACCCCACTGTATCCTATCTGCCGTGCCTGGATGAGAAATAATCCTTCTGTTCGGGAGCCAGTTTCTCCAAGCCCCTCACACAGCATggtagaggaggag gcCCCAGACATGATCAATGGTAAAGGGCAGAATGTGTACAGACTCCCTTCCCCATCTGCCTGTCCAGTTGGTACCTCTGGTGAACCCGTCAATCTCAGAATCCCACAGACTGAAAAACCCACCGTTGCCCAG TTGACAGACACGCTTCCTGTTTCGAGTCCTCTCATATGTGACCACATGGAAAGATGGAAAAAGATCAGGCACAA aTGGAAAGAGTGCTCCAACAAGAACCAGTTAAGATACAGCGAGAGTATCAAGGTCCTTAAAGAGATGAAGGACCTCTTTGACCACTAA
- the lin37 gene encoding protein lin-37 homolog isoform X2, with protein sequence MHHIKIKTERQDLEGAGARSRLDAVLKGLVEKSENEREHNDADSGKISADSLNKDLSPSSASKRPSARFPQHRRKKRKEMDESIPESNQHKQNAYIIKLFDRSVDLAQFNTTTPLYPICRAWMRNNPSVREPVSPSPSHSMVEEEAPDMINGKGQNVYRLPSPSACPVGTSGEPVNLRIPQTEKPTVAQLTDTLPVSSPLICDHMERWKKIRHKWKECSNKNQLRYSESIKVLKEMKDLFDH encoded by the exons ATGCATCACATTAAGATCAAGACAGAGAGGCAAG ATTTAGAGGGAGCTGGTGCACGCAGCAGGTTGGATGCTGTGCTAAAAGGACTGGTAGAGAAAAGTGAAAACGAAAG GGAGCACAATGACGCTGATTCTGGAAAAATATCAGCAGACTCATTAAACAA GGATTTGTCTCCATCATCTGCTAGCAAGAG ACCATCAGCTCGATTTCCTCAGCACCGGAGGAAGAAGCGAAAGGAGATGGATGAGAGCATACCAGAAAGCAATCAGCATAAACAAA ATGCAtacattattaaattatttgatCGTAGTGTGGACCTCGCTCAGTTTAACACTACCACCCCACTGTATCCTATCTGCCGTGCCTGGATGAGAAATAATCCTTCTGTTCGGGAGCCAGTTTCTCCAAGCCCCTCACACAGCATggtagaggaggag gcCCCAGACATGATCAATGGTAAAGGGCAGAATGTGTACAGACTCCCTTCCCCATCTGCCTGTCCAGTTGGTACCTCTGGTGAACCCGTCAATCTCAGAATCCCACAGACTGAAAAACCCACCGTTGCCCAG TTGACAGACACGCTTCCTGTTTCGAGTCCTCTCATATGTGACCACATGGAAAGATGGAAAAAGATCAGGCACAA aTGGAAAGAGTGCTCCAACAAGAACCAGTTAAGATACAGCGAGAGTATCAAGGTCCTTAAAGAGATGAAGGACCTCTTTGACCACTAA
- the LOC114843386 gene encoding C3a anaphylatoxin chemotactic receptor-like isoform X2 — MTEGDDYPDTNASSLSGTDEVINIASVAIYSIITVVGMIGNGLVIYVTGFKMKTTVNSVWFLNLALADFLFTAFLIFTTISLAQHHLWPFGPFMCKLNKFVTVVSMFASIFFLTAISMDRCLSTWVVVWAQNKRTVCKAKLISVIIWVLAAVCSIPYAVLIQTDKNGYCNYTDDESTHKKVWILSLFRLIMGFAIPFVVIFFCYVAIGVRAGRLHGVRKRRSRRIIFSIIIAFFLCWLPFHIVQLIDIIDPSTQHMAISYIAGPLTVSLAFLNSCLNPILYVFMCDEFQKKLKKSICFVLESALAEDQLSYMSSRSLSSHLSRISRKSGSVTPMEIENKATSLNATECKVFINEASEMLSID; from the exons GTGATGATTATCCTG ATACCAACGCTTCCTCCCTATCTGGGACGGACGAGGTTATAAATATAGCCAGTGTGGCCATCTACTCCATCATCACCGTTGTTGGGATGATTGGCAACGGTTTGGTCATTTATGTGACAGGCTTCAAGATGAAGACAACAGTCAACTCAGTGTGGTTTCTCAACTTGGCCCTGGCTGACTTCCTCTTTACAGCCTTCCTGATTTTCACAACCATCTCTCTCGCTCAGCACCATCTCTGGCCATTTGGACCTTTTATGTGCAAGCTCAACAAGTTTGTGACAGTCGTCAGCATGTTTGCCAGTATATTCTTCCTGACAGCCATCAGCATGGACCGTTGCCTGTCCACCTGGGTGGTGGTGTGGGCCCAAAACAAGCGCACTGTTTGCAAAGCCAAACTCATCAGTGTTATCATTTGGGTGCTTGCTGCGGTCTGCAGCATCCCCTATGCAGTGCTGATTCAAACTGACAAGAACGGCTACTGTAATTACACGGATGATGAAAGTACACACAAGAAAGTATGGATTCTGTCCCTGTTTCGCCTTATCATGGGCTTTGCCATCCCATTCGTGGTGATATTTTTCTGTTATGTGGCCATCGGTGTTAGAGCAGGGCGCCTGCATGGGGTAAGGAAACGGAGGTCACGCAGAATCATCTTCTCGATCATCATTGCATTCTTCCTCTGCTGGCTGCCCTTCCACATTGTGCAGTTAATAGATATAATAGATCCGAGTACACAACACATGGCTATTTCATATATTGCAGGTCCACTGACTGTGAGTTTGGCATTTTTAAACAGCTGCCTCAACCCCATCCTCTATGTTTTCATGTGTGATGAATTCCAGAAGAAGTTAAAGAAGTCCATTTGTTTTGTCCTTGAGAGTGCGCTTGCAGAGGACCAGTTGTCATATATGTCCTCTCGCTCCTTGTCATCCCACCTTTCACGGATTTCTAGAAAGTCTGGATCTGTTACACCTATGGAAATAGAAAACAAGGCCACTTCCCTAAATGCCACTGAATGCAAAGTGTTTATAAATGAAGCAAGTGAGATGCTGAGCATTGATTGA
- the LOC114843386 gene encoding C3a anaphylatoxin chemotactic receptor-like isoform X1 yields MLNWFMKLILQYAETVLFVDTNASSLSGTDEVINIASVAIYSIITVVGMIGNGLVIYVTGFKMKTTVNSVWFLNLALADFLFTAFLIFTTISLAQHHLWPFGPFMCKLNKFVTVVSMFASIFFLTAISMDRCLSTWVVVWAQNKRTVCKAKLISVIIWVLAAVCSIPYAVLIQTDKNGYCNYTDDESTHKKVWILSLFRLIMGFAIPFVVIFFCYVAIGVRAGRLHGVRKRRSRRIIFSIIIAFFLCWLPFHIVQLIDIIDPSTQHMAISYIAGPLTVSLAFLNSCLNPILYVFMCDEFQKKLKKSICFVLESALAEDQLSYMSSRSLSSHLSRISRKSGSVTPMEIENKATSLNATECKVFINEASEMLSID; encoded by the coding sequence ATGCTTAACTGGTTTATGAAACTGATTCTACAATATGCTGAAACTGTCTTATTTGTAGATACCAACGCTTCCTCCCTATCTGGGACGGACGAGGTTATAAATATAGCCAGTGTGGCCATCTACTCCATCATCACCGTTGTTGGGATGATTGGCAACGGTTTGGTCATTTATGTGACAGGCTTCAAGATGAAGACAACAGTCAACTCAGTGTGGTTTCTCAACTTGGCCCTGGCTGACTTCCTCTTTACAGCCTTCCTGATTTTCACAACCATCTCTCTCGCTCAGCACCATCTCTGGCCATTTGGACCTTTTATGTGCAAGCTCAACAAGTTTGTGACAGTCGTCAGCATGTTTGCCAGTATATTCTTCCTGACAGCCATCAGCATGGACCGTTGCCTGTCCACCTGGGTGGTGGTGTGGGCCCAAAACAAGCGCACTGTTTGCAAAGCCAAACTCATCAGTGTTATCATTTGGGTGCTTGCTGCGGTCTGCAGCATCCCCTATGCAGTGCTGATTCAAACTGACAAGAACGGCTACTGTAATTACACGGATGATGAAAGTACACACAAGAAAGTATGGATTCTGTCCCTGTTTCGCCTTATCATGGGCTTTGCCATCCCATTCGTGGTGATATTTTTCTGTTATGTGGCCATCGGTGTTAGAGCAGGGCGCCTGCATGGGGTAAGGAAACGGAGGTCACGCAGAATCATCTTCTCGATCATCATTGCATTCTTCCTCTGCTGGCTGCCCTTCCACATTGTGCAGTTAATAGATATAATAGATCCGAGTACACAACACATGGCTATTTCATATATTGCAGGTCCACTGACTGTGAGTTTGGCATTTTTAAACAGCTGCCTCAACCCCATCCTCTATGTTTTCATGTGTGATGAATTCCAGAAGAAGTTAAAGAAGTCCATTTGTTTTGTCCTTGAGAGTGCGCTTGCAGAGGACCAGTTGTCATATATGTCCTCTCGCTCCTTGTCATCCCACCTTTCACGGATTTCTAGAAAGTCTGGATCTGTTACACCTATGGAAATAGAAAACAAGGCCACTTCCCTAAATGCCACTGAATGCAAAGTGTTTATAAATGAAGCAAGTGAGATGCTGAGCATTGATTGA